In one window of Cytophagaceae bacterium ABcell3 DNA:
- a CDS encoding acyltransferase, whose amino-acid sequence MLREVKSLFSIRGNYQKRNFGLDCLRAYAIFLVVSGHGGFMLNNTILEGFPWFRIVDGVELFFVISGFLTGSILLKYYKDEDKSKLQSTLTFWKRIALKTLPCYYLLLFVNFILVKYGIINGDLKQFTLHFFVFTHNLTGPFHDFFWESWSLAVQEWFYLLIPILIASALLFLHLRKAFLAIVLLLLIFPLAYRVYISPLEVNGFWWDVTFRKTVLTRLDSLGYGALAAWIKFYYREKWTEKKTIAAIIGILLLSSRFFPFKPYEFYHKTFSFSITSAGTLLLLPFAESFRTAKGRLKGIITHISLISYPMYLINLGLLSQVISNNFPPQNPSEGLLMYAIYWILTIIISTLLYKYFEKPFTDLKDTQVSLPYFLKRSRP is encoded by the coding sequence GTGTTAAGAGAAGTAAAAAGCCTGTTTTCAATTCGAGGAAATTACCAAAAAAGAAACTTTGGACTGGATTGCCTAAGGGCGTATGCGATTTTTTTAGTTGTCTCTGGGCATGGGGGATTTATGCTCAACAACACCATACTCGAAGGCTTTCCCTGGTTCAGAATAGTAGACGGAGTAGAGCTTTTTTTTGTAATAAGTGGATTCCTAACCGGAAGCATACTGCTCAAATACTATAAAGATGAAGACAAATCCAAACTACAAAGCACACTTACTTTCTGGAAAAGAATAGCACTAAAGACCCTACCATGTTATTACTTATTGTTATTTGTAAATTTCATATTAGTAAAATACGGGATCATCAATGGGGATTTAAAGCAATTTACGTTACATTTTTTTGTCTTTACACATAATTTAACAGGTCCTTTTCATGATTTTTTTTGGGAGTCATGGAGCTTAGCAGTACAGGAGTGGTTCTACCTACTTATTCCTATACTTATTGCATCAGCACTATTATTTCTACACTTAAGGAAAGCGTTTCTTGCAATAGTTTTGCTTCTCCTAATTTTTCCTCTCGCCTACAGAGTTTACATCTCTCCTTTAGAAGTAAACGGTTTTTGGTGGGATGTAACTTTTAGAAAAACTGTATTAACACGCTTGGATTCTTTGGGATATGGAGCTCTTGCTGCCTGGATAAAGTTTTACTACCGGGAAAAATGGACAGAGAAAAAGACAATTGCTGCTATTATAGGAATACTATTATTGAGTTCAAGGTTTTTCCCTTTCAAACCTTATGAGTTTTACCATAAAACCTTTTCTTTTAGCATTACCTCGGCAGGAACTTTGCTATTGCTACCTTTCGCAGAAAGTTTTAGAACCGCAAAGGGTAGACTTAAGGGAATTATCACACACATAAGCCTTATATCCTACCCAATGTATCTCATAAATTTAGGACTTCTATCACAGGTAATTTCAAACAACTTCCCTCCACAAAATCCATCAGAAGGGCTTCTGATGTATGCAATTTATTGGATATTAACTATAATAATATCTACACTTCTTTATAAATATTTTGAAAAACCATTTACAGACCTAAAAGATACTCAAGTCAGCCTACCATATTTTCTAAAAAGATCAAGACCGTAA
- a CDS encoding MBL fold metallo-hydrolase — MEIKNRKKVSWQIAKDVTGRRVLMVNYYFIGEPGEGNPWVLVDAGIPESGKKIINEAESLFGENNPPQAIVLTHGYFDHIGALPELISKWPDVKVYAHEREMPYITGKAVYPAPDYLASGGGMALLSWVHPVKPLDLGDRAEALPSDGSIPHLPDWEYIHTAGYSGGHVSLFRKKDKVLLSGDAFISTYQNTFFSILTHKYRVYSPPAYYPVNYKLALESLKKLAALEPAVAGTGHGIPVYGKELKDGLQNLINLLERKQLKREGDKTPISLTDGGNVKPLSSSETMASGALKYISGFAGLVLLTTAGYFIYSKIRSKR, encoded by the coding sequence ATGGAGATTAAGAACAGGAAAAAGGTTTCTTGGCAGATCGCTAAGGATGTTACGGGTAGAAGGGTGTTAATGGTAAACTATTATTTTATTGGTGAACCGGGCGAAGGAAATCCATGGGTTCTGGTAGACGCAGGAATACCGGAGTCTGGGAAGAAAATCATCAATGAAGCAGAAAGTCTTTTCGGAGAGAATAATCCTCCGCAGGCCATAGTTCTCACGCATGGGTATTTTGATCATATAGGGGCGTTACCAGAGCTCATTAGCAAGTGGCCTGATGTTAAAGTGTATGCGCATGAACGAGAAATGCCATATATAACAGGTAAAGCAGTTTATCCGGCGCCTGACTATCTTGCGAGCGGTGGCGGAATGGCCTTGCTTTCATGGGTACACCCTGTGAAACCTTTAGACCTAGGTGACCGGGCTGAAGCGCTGCCAAGTGATGGTAGTATACCGCACTTGCCTGATTGGGAGTATATTCATACAGCAGGTTATTCGGGTGGTCATGTTTCGCTCTTCAGGAAAAAAGATAAAGTTCTCTTGTCAGGAGATGCTTTTATCTCTACTTATCAGAATACTTTCTTTTCTATTCTTACTCATAAATATAGGGTGTATAGTCCGCCTGCTTACTATCCGGTGAACTACAAGCTGGCGCTAGAATCACTGAAAAAGCTTGCAGCCTTGGAACCAGCAGTGGCAGGAACAGGACATGGTATTCCGGTGTATGGTAAAGAATTAAAAGATGGTCTGCAAAATTTGATCAACTTACTTGAAAGGAAGCAATTGAAAAGAGAGGGTGACAAAACACCCATCTCACTTACTGACGGTGGAAATGTTAAGCCCCTATCGTCTTCTGAGACCATGGCCAGTGGTGCTTTAAAGTATATTTCAGGGTTTGCAGGATTGGTATTGCTTACGACCGCTGGGTATTTTATTTATTCAAAGATTCGCTCTAAGAGATAA
- a CDS encoding C40 family peptidase, whose amino-acid sequence MIFFGVIWALCAFSVLAPENDRFLEVLNNAETNHVKKELFSFYHGGIEQRVHASFSPDSVIALANTFMGTPHKLGGLSRQGIDCSGLNMVVYKQFGIDLPRSCQEQARYGTIVPFQDELQPGDLVFFYNSYKSSKFITHTGIYIGDGEFIHASDSKGVTTSKVNDPYFWGERYLFATRLGTTSKDSL is encoded by the coding sequence ATGATTTTTTTTGGAGTGATATGGGCATTGTGTGCGTTTTCTGTACTGGCTCCTGAAAACGATAGGTTTTTAGAAGTTTTGAATAATGCAGAAACAAACCATGTGAAAAAGGAGCTTTTTTCATTTTACCATGGAGGTATAGAACAGCGTGTGCATGCCAGCTTTTCACCAGACAGTGTGATTGCCCTGGCCAACACTTTTATGGGTACCCCTCATAAGCTTGGCGGGCTTAGTCGACAGGGGATTGACTGCTCAGGGTTAAATATGGTGGTATATAAGCAGTTTGGAATTGATCTGCCACGTAGCTGTCAAGAGCAAGCACGTTATGGCACTATTGTTCCCTTTCAAGATGAACTCCAGCCCGGGGATCTAGTATTTTTTTATAACTCTTATAAATCTTCAAAATTTATCACACATACTGGTATATATATAGGTGATGGTGAATTTATACATGCGTCAGACTCTAAGGGTGTAACCACGTCCAAGGTAAACGACCCTTACTTTTGGGGCGAAAGGTATTTGTTTGCCACTAGACTTGGAACCACATCAAAAGATAGCCTTTAA
- a CDS encoding DUF4494 domain-containing protein: MSTWFECKFKYHREDADGGYNAVTETYLIDAVSFTDAEARVYDEIGSNYKDFILLKVSKYRVHELVFREDAFTWYKCKVSMVTVDEQSGKEKKSNQIILVSGNNVKEAYDHVEEIFATSVSDYTIMDIVTTNIVEVLPYYEREENKQEEEEDNDVYEGPSFQDDEYLEREVVTNVPENSTEEEEKAEEEIAVNNQAAEEETQQEEPEAEEEKAE; this comes from the coding sequence ATGTCTACCTGGTTTGAATGTAAATTTAAATATCATCGTGAAGATGCGGATGGTGGTTATAACGCTGTAACAGAAACCTATTTAATTGATGCTGTTAGCTTTACAGATGCAGAAGCAAGAGTGTATGATGAAATAGGTTCTAACTATAAAGATTTTATCTTGCTCAAAGTAAGCAAGTATCGTGTTCATGAACTAGTTTTCCGTGAGGATGCCTTTACCTGGTATAAATGTAAGGTATCTATGGTGACTGTAGATGAGCAAAGTGGAAAAGAGAAAAAGTCTAACCAGATCATTCTGGTAAGTGGCAACAATGTCAAAGAAGCTTATGACCATGTAGAGGAAATATTTGCTACCTCTGTTTCTGACTATACCATTATGGACATCGTGACTACAAATATTGTAGAGGTACTTCCTTACTATGAGCGTGAAGAAAACAAGCAAGAGGAAGAAGAGGACAATGATGTATATGAAGGACCATCTTTCCAAGATGATGAGTATTTAGAAAGGGAAGTAGTGACCAATGTCCCGGAAAACTCCACGGAAGAAGAAGAAAAAGCTGAAGAGGAAATAGCAGTAAACAACCAAGCAGCTGAAGAAGAAACTCAACAAGAGGAACCTGAAGCTGAAGAAGAAAAAGCTGAGTAA
- a CDS encoding PAS domain-containing sensor histidine kinase, whose product MPHFASALYKDLYKGMLENLPDAVIVVNQQGIIRAANKQAGELFGYSVNELENSELDILIPKPSKEIHKKYVEQYFESPARRRMGNHRVVKALRKDGSEFYIDIILAPLKVEDAVYSVASCRDIDAQKGQEEILFEDNLKLQTINKELEKFSYTISHDLKAPLAKVQGLMDMLLEDVEKGKSAKELQQVSQYISESLSSMKNMISDVLDTAKNRPSEESVHIREVLEELYRLIIVPHNFKLVLDCNFAVVSGGKVQLLQVLLNLITNAIKYNDKESGEIELTCHSKDGMYEFCVSDNGKGISEERLEKIFEKFEKGQEEDSDSHGIGLATVKEIVESRGGKVYAESKGGKGTQVKFSWPKAK is encoded by the coding sequence ATGCCGCATTTTGCATCAGCTTTATACAAGGATTTATATAAAGGCATGCTTGAGAACCTGCCTGATGCTGTAATAGTTGTTAATCAGCAAGGAATAATTCGTGCAGCAAATAAACAGGCGGGAGAGCTTTTTGGGTATAGTGTGAATGAGCTGGAAAATAGCGAGCTGGACATCTTAATACCCAAACCTAGTAAAGAAATCCATAAGAAATATGTAGAGCAATATTTTGAAAGCCCTGCAAGACGGAGAATGGGGAACCATAGGGTTGTTAAAGCGCTTCGGAAGGATGGGTCGGAGTTTTATATTGATATAATTCTTGCTCCTCTCAAAGTGGAAGATGCGGTTTATTCTGTAGCCTCTTGTAGAGATATTGATGCTCAAAAAGGGCAAGAAGAAATTCTTTTTGAGGATAATTTAAAGCTTCAAACTATCAATAAGGAGCTGGAAAAATTTAGCTATACTATTTCTCATGATCTGAAAGCCCCACTGGCTAAAGTACAAGGTCTAATGGATATGCTCTTAGAAGATGTAGAAAAGGGTAAAAGTGCAAAAGAGCTTCAACAGGTTTCTCAATATATCAGTGAAAGTCTTTCTTCTATGAAAAATATGATTTCTGATGTATTGGATACAGCTAAAAATCGACCCTCAGAGGAAAGTGTCCATATCCGGGAAGTACTGGAAGAGCTTTACCGGTTGATAATTGTACCTCATAATTTCAAGTTAGTACTGGATTGTAATTTTGCTGTTGTATCCGGAGGAAAAGTTCAGCTTCTGCAGGTTTTGCTCAATTTAATAACTAATGCTATTAAGTACAATGACAAAGAAAGCGGGGAAATAGAACTTACTTGTCATAGTAAAGACGGGATGTATGAGTTTTGTGTTTCAGACAATGGAAAAGGTATTTCTGAAGAGCGACTGGAAAAAATTTTTGAGAAATTTGAAAAGGGGCAGGAGGAGGATTCTGACTCTCATGGTATTGGTCTGGCTACTGTAAAAGAAATTGTTGAGTCAAGGGGAGGGAAAGTTTATGCAGAAAGCAAAGGGGGGAAGGGTACTCAGGTGAAATTTTCATGGCCAAAAGCTAAATGA
- the ilvC gene encoding ketol-acid reductoisomerase — protein sequence MANYFNTLPLREQLNQLGTCEFMDRSEFADGVNALKGKKIVIVGCGAQGLNQGLNLRDSGLDVSYALRKEAIEQKRQSWKNATDNGFTVGTYEELIPTADLVSNLTPDKQHTSVVSAVMPLMKKGATLSYSHGFNIVEEGMQIREDITVIMIAPKSPGSEVREEYKRGFGVPTLIAVHPENDPEGKGLDYAKAYCVGTGGDRAGVLMSSFVAEVKSDLMGEQTILCGLLQTGSILCFDKMVEKGVDKGYAAKLIQYGWEVITESLKHGGITAMMDRLTNPAKVKAFELSEELKDIMRPLFQKHQDDIMSGHFSKTMMEDWANDDANLLKWRAATGETAFEKTDASDVKIKEQEFYDNGLLMVAMVRAGVELAFETMTEAGIKEESAYYESLHETPLIANTIARKKLFEMNRVISDTAEYGCYLFDHACKPLLADFMKKIDTDVIGKNFNDGKDNGVDNKSIIEINEEIRFHPIEIIGAELRAAMTSMKQISLGQE from the coding sequence ATGGCAAATTATTTTAATACCCTTCCGTTAAGGGAGCAATTAAACCAATTAGGTACTTGCGAATTCATGGACAGAAGTGAATTTGCAGACGGTGTAAATGCCCTAAAAGGAAAAAAGATTGTAATCGTAGGTTGCGGTGCGCAAGGTCTTAACCAAGGCCTTAACCTTAGAGACTCTGGACTTGATGTCTCTTATGCACTGAGAAAAGAAGCAATAGAACAAAAGAGACAAAGCTGGAAAAATGCTACTGATAATGGATTTACAGTAGGTACTTACGAAGAGCTTATCCCTACTGCAGACCTTGTTAGCAACCTGACACCAGATAAGCAGCATACTTCTGTAGTAAGTGCTGTTATGCCTTTAATGAAAAAAGGTGCTACGCTTTCTTATTCTCACGGTTTCAATATCGTTGAAGAAGGAATGCAAATCCGTGAAGATATCACTGTAATTATGATTGCCCCTAAATCTCCGGGCTCTGAAGTAAGAGAAGAGTATAAAAGAGGTTTCGGTGTTCCTACCCTAATTGCGGTTCACCCTGAAAACGATCCCGAAGGTAAAGGACTTGATTATGCTAAAGCATATTGCGTAGGAACAGGTGGCGACAGAGCAGGTGTACTTATGAGTTCATTTGTTGCAGAAGTTAAGTCTGACCTTATGGGTGAGCAGACTATCCTTTGTGGTCTTCTTCAGACTGGCTCTATTCTTTGCTTTGACAAAATGGTTGAAAAAGGCGTTGACAAAGGGTATGCTGCTAAACTTATCCAGTACGGTTGGGAAGTTATCACTGAATCTTTGAAGCATGGCGGTATTACTGCTATGATGGACAGACTTACCAATCCTGCTAAAGTTAAAGCTTTCGAACTTTCTGAAGAGCTTAAAGATATTATGCGTCCATTGTTCCAAAAGCATCAGGACGATATTATGAGCGGTCATTTTTCTAAAACTATGATGGAAGATTGGGCAAACGACGATGCCAACCTTCTTAAGTGGAGAGCTGCTACTGGTGAAACTGCTTTCGAAAAAACCGATGCATCAGATGTGAAGATAAAAGAGCAGGAGTTTTATGACAATGGCCTTTTAATGGTTGCTATGGTTAGAGCAGGTGTAGAACTTGCTTTCGAAACTATGACGGAGGCTGGTATCAAAGAAGAGTCAGCTTACTATGAGTCGCTTCACGAAACACCACTTATTGCGAATACCATCGCACGTAAGAAGCTTTTCGAAATGAACCGTGTTATTTCTGATACTGCAGAATATGGTTGCTACCTTTTCGACCACGCTTGTAAGCCACTTCTTGCCGACTTTATGAAGAAAATCGATACAGATGTAATCGGTAAAAACTTCAATGACGGAAAAGATAATGGTGTAGACAACAAGTCAATTATCGAAATAAACGAGGAGATCCGTTTCCACCCTATAGAAATTATAGGTGCTGAACTTCGTGCGGCTATGACTTCTATGAAGCAAATTAGCTTAGGTCAGGAATAA
- a CDS encoding DUF2382 domain-containing protein, with translation MDYSSGQGRKQKETKDFQPEEKRIPVIEEQVKVEKETKETGSVHIYKHVTEKEVEVDVPVVNEELEVERVEVNQFVDEPPPAIRNEGNTTVISVLKEVVVKRTVLVEEVRVTRKKTTSANQQKVTLRKEEVEVERGKNKGNKN, from the coding sequence ATGGACTATTCATCGGGCCAGGGCCGTAAACAAAAGGAGACAAAAGACTTTCAACCGGAAGAAAAGAGAATTCCGGTTATAGAAGAGCAGGTAAAAGTAGAAAAAGAAACGAAAGAAACCGGCAGTGTGCACATTTACAAGCATGTAACTGAAAAAGAGGTTGAAGTAGATGTACCTGTGGTAAATGAGGAATTGGAAGTAGAACGGGTGGAGGTAAATCAATTTGTAGACGAGCCGCCTCCTGCCATTCGAAATGAGGGGAACACCACGGTTATAAGTGTCCTAAAGGAAGTAGTTGTAAAACGTACAGTACTTGTTGAAGAGGTAAGGGTAACGAGAAAGAAAACAACCAGTGCCAATCAACAAAAAGTAACCCTTCGAAAAGAAGAGGTAGAAGTAGAGCGAGGTAAAAACAAGGGAAACAAAAATTAA
- a CDS encoding YsnF/AvaK domain-containing protein, with the protein MAKTVVGLFNYSDKAHIAAQELIEAGIPINNIDIAGEEHPENIAKSEKKEEDSFSKFFNNLFGDTEESRTYSHAARTGGTLVTVHCKSTQEAETAARILDENGAVDIDEKLKKDKGYQEKTGSKRTTDKSETIPVIEEEMNVGKKKVDTGGVKLRSRIIDKPVEEKLRLRTEKINVERNPVNRKATEAELENFKEGSIEAREKKEVPVVNKEARVVEEVHLKKDVKEKEETIRDRVKRQDVEVEKGKEQQKKRVTNPDNPNIKPDHN; encoded by the coding sequence ATGGCAAAAACAGTTGTTGGATTATTTAACTACTCAGACAAAGCACACATTGCTGCCCAGGAGCTAATAGAAGCTGGGATACCAATTAACAATATTGATATTGCGGGAGAAGAACATCCAGAGAACATCGCCAAAAGTGAAAAGAAAGAGGAAGATAGCTTCTCAAAGTTCTTCAACAACCTATTTGGAGATACAGAAGAATCCCGCACATACAGCCACGCCGCAAGAACAGGAGGCACATTGGTTACAGTACACTGCAAGTCAACACAAGAAGCTGAAACCGCTGCCAGAATCCTTGATGAAAACGGTGCTGTAGATATTGATGAAAAGCTAAAGAAAGACAAAGGATATCAGGAAAAAACTGGCTCAAAGAGAACAACTGACAAGTCTGAAACTATTCCTGTGATAGAGGAAGAAATGAATGTCGGGAAGAAAAAAGTAGATACTGGAGGCGTGAAATTGCGCAGCCGTATTATAGACAAGCCGGTAGAGGAAAAACTAAGGCTAAGAACCGAAAAGATTAATGTAGAGAGGAATCCAGTTAATCGGAAAGCTACTGAAGCCGAGCTAGAAAACTTCAAAGAGGGATCCATAGAGGCCAGAGAGAAAAAAGAAGTTCCTGTAGTAAACAAGGAAGCCCGTGTCGTAGAAGAAGTCCATCTTAAAAAAGATGTCAAGGAAAAAGAAGAAACAATCAGAGACCGGGTAAAAAGACAAGATGTGGAGGTTGAAAAAGGTAAAGAGCAACAAAAAAAGCGGGTAACAAACCCTGACAACCCAAACATTAAGCCAGACCATAATTAA